The genomic stretch GGGATTTCTTAGGTCTAGCCACTAGGAACCCGAGTTCGGGCATCGGGGACTCGAGCCCGACCTTGATGGACTTAAGTCTAGTGAACTTGGGTCCGGGCGCCGATGACTTAGGCCGGAGCCGAGTACTCGAGCACGAGCCTCAAGGTCTTGGATAAGGTCTCAAGGGACTTGGGCCCAACCTTTGTGGGTCTAGGCCCGGCCGCCGAGGAATCAAATCCAACCGAGTGAGAAATAGTTACTTGGATGTGGGAGTCGGGTAACCGAGCACAACCATTGAGGACCTAGGCTCAAGGGTAAGTGATTTGGCCGCTTACTCAAGCATTCTATCGAGGACCTAGGCATGAGCATCGAGGTCTAGAGCCCGACCTCCGTGGAACCGACCTCTCTAGACCCGGCGATCTCAAGCCCGGCCTCCTTTGGACTTGGGCCAGCCTTGGTCAACTAGGGCTTAGGCATCGGTGACTTCGGAAAGAAACCGGGTATTCGTGCATTACCATTGGGAACTTTGGCCGGGGCACTATGTTCGCGAGCCTCGCCTTTGTAGACCTGGGCCAGCGTTAATGAGATTTGGCCCGAGCGTCGGACTGGGGGATCATGCCCATGCACTAGTGATTTAGGCACAAGAATTGAGTACTAGGGCATGATCGCTAAGGACTCAAGCTCAAGCATCGGGGGTCTCGGGTTGTCCTAAGTGGATACCGGCCTGACCTTTATTGACTTGGGCATGAGAGGCGATGATTTGGGCATGAGAGCCAAGTACCCAAACATAGCCATTAGAGACCCGGGCATGGGCACGGGGTTTCGAGCCCAAGCACCGGTGACTTTGCCATGGGAGCCGAGTGCTCGGGCATGGCACTAGGGTCCCTATTCCAGCCTGTGTGGACTCGGGCTTGAGTGGGCATTAGAGTCGGATACCCGAGCAAGGTCGTTAGGAACTTAGGCAAGAGCATTAGGGTCCCAGGCCTTGGCGCCGGTGACTTGGGCAAGGGAGCCAAATACCTAGGCATGGACGCTCGGTACTCAAGTCTTGAGCTTGGCCTCATGGGCTTGATCTCGGACTTGAGAGCTGATGATTTGGCATTGGAGCTGTGTCCCTAGGCATGAGAACTAGAGTCTTAAACTCGAGCACACAAAGTTGGGCATGGGAACCAATCTTGGCCTAGATAGACACGGGACGGGGAGTCGGGTATTCGAGCATGGTTGCCGGGACCCAAGCATGAGAACGGGGGTCTCGGATACATGTAGTAGGGTCTCGGGCCCGGGACCCGAGGACCCAAACACGTACATCGGGGTTTCTATGCCCAAGTGTTGCGGCTGTTGCCCAGTGTTGAGGTCTCTAGTACAAGTAGTCATATTATGGAaatgatttctgaattttttttaaaaatacaattttcCTTATTTGATCGTATGTTATCTATtgattatcaaaagaattttagTTGAGTCATTTTGTTCTAAGCGATTCAAATGCCGAAAAATGCGGAAATTTTATTTcgacaaaaacatttttgcaAAGCAAGGCGGAGCCAATATCCATTTAAAATACTTTGTAGCTGTGCAAGTTTGTTCTCATGAATGTCTCTTGTGTCCACCAATTTTCCATAATCTCATTAAAATGCTTTGAATGTCTCTTGTGTCCACCAATTTTCCATAATCTCATTAAAATGCTTTAAAAGCATTTTAATGAGATTATGGAAAATTGAACTGTGGTTATTATGCGGTATATATGAAAAAGCATTTTAATGAGATTATGGAAAATTGAACTGAGATTATTATGCTGTGAATACAAGAGACATTCATTAGAACAAACTACATATATAAGTAGGATGACTCGGTGCGGTCAAACAAATTGTACATCAAATCACAAAGACGGATATCcaaattggatttgtaaagtaATGTTTAAGTAAATTTATTCTGCCAACACTCAACCTAAAAAAAGGGATAAATAAAACACACACTTTAAGTAAGACCGACAATCGAAAATCACTTTTTCGGCCACGACAAGGAATTGGCATTCCCCCCAAAGACTTACGTTGCCGCTATTTAGCACAAAGAATCCCTTATGTTCTGTTTCCTCTCTTCCTCATCCATTGTATCACAAAGGTTCCCACCTCTTGTCTCCGGCAACCACAAGACAAACAGCCCACAACACCCAATGACCAGCCCAAAAGCCCCATAAGACAACACCCCATCCCCTCTCCGGCCAGCGGCAGCCACCAACAGCGGGCTGAACACGCCACCAAACACCACTGCCTGCCGCACCATCGCTATCGCCGAGTTCCGCACGCATGTCGGAAACAACTCTAAAGCGTATATCAACAACACATCAAGCGCGGTGCATCCACTGAAGAAAGAGACTAGTTCCAAGCCAATTTGCCACTTCTGCCACACCTGGCCCTCCAAAATGCACATCACGCTACAGAACCCACTGAGTGTTGTGAAGAATAGTAGAGAACTCCTCCTATCGAGCTTCCCTATGAGGAAGAAAGTGACCAGGGTCGAGGGCAGCTCGGCAAGGGCGTTGAGCGTCACGCTTGAGTAGAGGTCAAAGTCCAGGTTCGTGACCCCAAGTGGCATCCCATAATACACCATCCCCGTCCCGAACCCCACCAACATAACTGCACATAGCCGGCGAAAGGCCCATTTCTTCTCCAGCAAGGCCTTGATTGCCGAGAAGATGTCCATGTTGTTCAAAGGGTCCTCGTCGAGCGAGATCGAGGAGAAGCCCTTGGTGAGGGCACTCGAGCTCGGCGGGGAGATGCTCTTTAGGGTTGCAACGGCCTCTTCCCTGCGTCCCCTCACGAAGAGCCATCTTGGTGACTCGCAAACCAAGAAATGGACTAAGACACAGTAGCCGAAGGCCGGGACTGATGTCCAAATGTACAGAGCTCTCCATGACGAGCCTCGGTTCACATAGGCGATTGCTGGCAACGATAAGAACCCTAATGTGAAAGTGAAGAATCCCATCACCCCGACACTCCCTCGCAGCTTCTTGCCCACTAGTTCCGATGTTAGCACAAGGGCACAAGTGCCGATGGTCGCGCGCCCAAATCCGGTGACAAATTTCAAGCCAGAGTAGATCCACACGTTGGTGGAGAAGACCGTGAGTAGGGATGAGCAAGACATGACAAAACACGAGAGAAAGAGCATGTTTTTTCGGCCGAGGGACGAGTCGGCAAGCGTCGCCAAAAGCAAACCGCCAATCAAGCATCCCAAGAAGAAGGATGAAGCCGGTAAGCCCCTTATTGCTGAGTTTGCGCATTGAAGGCCCCACTCAGATACTATTGAGGCGTGCTTGGGATAATCCCATTGCCATGAGGAACTGTTCGGAAGTAGACAAACGTCCGACATGGAGTTGCAATACTTGTCATCGAGATCCACACAATGCCACGGCGGTTGAACGTCGGTGAAAATGCAGAGGAACGTTTGCTGCGCGTCGAAGAACCCAGCAAGTGACACGAGCGAGGCTTGCATGAGCTGAGCCCACCCGAAATCTTTCATCGACCGCTCGATCATCGAGTCCAACGACGGGTGGTGCTTCTCGAGCTTCGGAGGTTCGTGCTCATCGCTGCCGGTGGTGGAATGTGAGAGCAATGGAGTCGGATCTGCCATTCTTTTTATGTGCTTTGCTTCTTGTTGGATTTGGAATTTCTTCTGTACAGTGGAAAAGGAGGGGGAAGGAGCTGATTTTAGAGATGAGTTTGACAGAGAAGGATGGGTAGGATTTTTATAGGTCTTTCTTGTCTTGAGTATAGTGAATGATGAACGATTCAACTGGATACTAAATAGCTCTTTGGAGGGTCGCAAATTGCATTTAGACTTGAACTTTTGTATTCCAAGTTGTCGGAGAGCGACCGTCCTGAGCCGACCGTTCTGATTGAAGTGGGCAATATTCCTATATTAGAACTGTCGAACCGGTGGGTAGggcaaaaaattatttgatccaaattaaatcatttaactcgttttgactcATTTCCATACAATATAAATCTAACAATAAATATCCAACCCAACTCATGTTACTTGAATACTTTTATATGATGTTGTTGCGAGGGTAGGCAAGTATGTTTTGAGTGATTATTGAAGAAAGACCcgtttcttatatatatatatatagaaaattaTATAACTAAAACAtgttcatgcaatacaaatttagtagagaatttttataaattttaaaaaaaataacttttgatttttgactttccttttttatccCTATGAAATTCGGCAAAGGTCGCCCGCCGACCCTTGCCCGGTGACGGTCTAGGCGATGGCCGGGTCAACcgacgaccctcgccagccttcataggaaaaaagaaagtaaaagaaagaaagaaagacaaagagcaaagaaaattaaaaagtaaaaatttagaaaaagtgaaaaatttaaaaatgatgaCATCTCATCTCATGAATGGGTTGACTCAACCAATAACATTT from Rhodamnia argentea isolate NSW1041297 chromosome 2, ASM2092103v1, whole genome shotgun sequence encodes the following:
- the LOC115751433 gene encoding organic cation/carnitine transporter 3-like, translated to MADPTPLLSHSTTGSDEHEPPKLEKHHPSLDSMIERSMKDFGWAQLMQASLVSLAGFFDAQQTFLCIFTDVQPPWHCVDLDDKYCNSMSDVCLLPNSSSWQWDYPKHASIVSEWGLQCANSAIRGLPASSFFLGCLIGGLLLATLADSSLGRKNMLFLSCFVMSCSSLLTVFSTNVWIYSGLKFVTGFGRATIGTCALVLTSELVGKKLRGSVGVMGFFTFTLGFLSLPAIAYVNRGSSWRALYIWTSVPAFGYCVLVHFLVCESPRWLFVRGRREEAVATLKSISPPSSSALTKGFSSISLDEDPLNNMDIFSAIKALLEKKWAFRRLCAVMLVGFGTGMVYYGMPLGVTNLDFDLYSSVTLNALAELPSTLVTFFLIGKLDRRSSLLFFTTLSGFCSVMCILEGQVWQKWQIGLELVSFFSGCTALDVLLIYALELFPTCVRNSAIAMVRQAVVFGGVFSPLLVAAAGRRGDGVLSYGAFGLVIGCCGLFVLWLPETRGGNLCDTMDEEERKQNIRDSLC